In Salvelinus namaycush isolate Seneca chromosome 16, SaNama_1.0, whole genome shotgun sequence, the sequence CGTGGAGAAATACAGGCCGCAGACGGTGCAGCGGTACATGAGCGCACCGGCGTGGGTCTTCAGGTGGCAGATCATGGTGGAGCGGCCTCGGAAGAACCTCAGGCACACCTTGCACTGGTACGGCTTCTCCCCAGTGTGGATGCGCAGGTGGTAGGTGAACTCGCCAGAGTGGGCGAAGCGTTTGCCGCAGAAGCGACAGCGGTACCATTTCCCCCGGGGCGTGGCGGCGCCCATGGCCGACCCACTAATGCTAGAGGAGTTCCCATTGGACAGGAGGCCTGCGGAGAAGCCAGATGCCACAGCCCCCTGAAGCAGCTTGTCTGAGAGGTGGAAGGAGCCCATCCCCAGGTCGAAGCCCATGTTGCCAAGCTTCCCCAGGCTGCCAGCCTCCAGGGGGGAGGAGCAGGAGTACTCCAGCTGGTCAGCCTTACGTTTCCCTGTCCACCCCTGACTGCCCTGGCCCTGCCCCTGGGGCTGGGTCTCGTTGGTGTGAAAACTCAGGTGGTACTGGAAGGCTGTGCCAGAGCGGAAGGTCTCTGGGCATAAGAAGCAACGcagctcctcctctccctctgccccgGCTGCTTTATGAGCCCTCATGGCCTCTCTGTCAGTTTCTGCCTCCTCGGCATGCAGGGCCATGTGTCTGTCCAGCAGAGGGCGATCCAGGAAGCCGCAGGCGCAGAGCGGGCAGGAGTAGACTGGCAGGGAGAGGTGGGTGAGGGCGTGCCACAGCAGGGCACACAGGGAGGGCTGGGGTAACAGGCACACACCACAGCTCAGTGACTGGATAGACACGTGACTCAGCAGGTGATCCCTGATGACCTGGTTGCAGGAGAGACAATACGATATGTCAACAATACAAGGAGGGATAACACACGTCTTCAAGTGTCTTAGCCAATACAATGCAATAGGTGTACTCTTGAGTTCAGTTAATTTGTTTGAGCTATGTCAGTCTCTATATTTTGCATTAGCCAAAACACATGCCAAACCACCCAGGAAAAATTAAGCAAATCAAACCACACTGACCGGGAAATCCTTGGTGAGGGTTTTGTTACAGACGGCACACTGCAGCTCCCCATTGTGCCCCTGGGTGGCGTTGTGGAGCTGACTGGGGAGGGTGTACCGAGCAGCCGCCTGGCGTCTGTGGCGTACCAGCTTGGCCTGGCTGCAGAACTGGAGATGACACATGTCACAGGAGAACACCACATGGGACAGGGCGTGGGTGATGCTGGCCCCGCGGTCCCCGGGGAAAGATGCCCCACACACTCTGCAGGTCCCTGTCTCAGTGAGGTGGGTCTCCGCGTGGGCCCTCAGGGCAGCAGACTCTGTTAACAGTTCCATCCCACAGGCTTTACACGCCACCATACCCGACATCTGGCCAGGCTTCACTCCCTCTCTGCTAACCACTGCTCCATTctccacacacacaaagtcatcTTCATCGTCCTCCTCATCGTCTTCCTCCTCCATGTAATTCTCGTCATCGCTCAGCTCAATGACATCTTCAGCCAGGGGTCTCCACTGGTCCCCTCCTCCGTCAGTCCCTTCTTCATCTCCCTGCagctgttctctcttttcctcATTATCTTCTTCATTCTCCTCCCCTTCGAAGATGACCCCTTTGTGGCCAGAGCTAAGcccacccaccccccccaacTGCAGACTGTCCAGGGGGTCTCCAAAGGAGGAGGGGGCACAGGGAGCCTCCACCCCACAGACCACCCTTCCCAGCTGGGCTGACGAGTCAGGGAAGGAGCAGGCGTCAGACACACATGGAGTTGGAGAACCAGCTCTACTCCCACTAGCTACCATCTGTTCCTCCTCACTGTTACCAACCCTGTCTCCCATCACCACCTCCACGCCCTCCTCAGTCTTCAGCTGCAAGGGAAGGAGAAGTCCTGGGGTGGTCCCAACAGCTACAGTGGAGAGACTACCTACTGAACTCTGCTGATCTCCAGCCAGCTGTAGCTGTTTGTCTTCGGCCATCTGTCCATAGCCCATCTGTCCATAGCCCAGGTGAGACTGCTCATCCTCTGCTTTGAGAGGCAGGGACAGAGTGGCTGTGTGTCCACCACCCCGGCCCAGCCTGGCCACCCTGCTGccctgggggagagggagaggtgatggTGCTGCCGCCGGGGTAGGAGCAGCTGAGGGACCAGCAGATGACGACAGAGAGGAACAAGATACTGCAGACGACGAGCACATTGATGACCCAGCTGCAGCAGCAACCATGTCAGGGTCCAGGTCTCCATCCGCCACACAGTCTGCAGACCCTGAGCCCAGCTGCTGCAGGTCAGGGAAGGTAGTGTGACAGGCTCTCACCAGCTCTCTCACCCCCAGCCTCTCTGCCAGCTCATACAGCACCCCTACATCTATCAGGTCTGTGAAGATCTCTCCGGTGTAGATGAACGTCAGCACCTTCTCAAAGTTGGCCGGGGACACAAAGTCCAGAGAGTACGTTGTTGTAGCTCCGGCTCCAGAGGTTCCGATCTGTTTCCCCCTACCTGAGAACAGGCTGCGGAAGTGTGTCCCAGCGCAGGCGAGCACCGCACGGTGCACTGTGAAGAAGCGGCTCCCCACCTGAAGGATGACATCACAGAAGAGGCGGGAGAGACGGCAGTGATTGAGCTCGGTGAGGAGACCGGCGGCATGGCCTGAGCCCTGCAGCCGTATCCTCATTCCTCCCTGGCAGTGTCACTCACAGCCTAGAGCCCAACTATGAGAAGATACAAGGGGAAACCATCAGCATCATTGTCAGTGGtgaaaagtacttaagtaaaaatacttaagtagttttggggggtatacatactttactatttacatttttgacaacttttacttcactacattccaaaagaaaatacTTTTCccttcatacattttccctgacacccaaaagtacttctTACATTCTGAATGCTTAGCGGGACataaaatggtcaaattcacaagagaacaaccctggtcatccctactgcctctgatctggcagacttactaaacacaaatgcttaatttaattttgaaaacaagaaaattgtgccacctggtttgcttaatataaggaattttattcatacttttgatacttaagtatatttcagtaattacatttacttttgatacttaagtatatttaaaaccaaatactttgactttcACTCTagtactattttactgggtgactttcacttttacttgtcattttctattacgtatctttacttttactaacgtatgacaattgggtactttttccaccactggtcatTGCCTAACTCATTCTGCAACAATACCTGTACTAATAATAAACACTTTCTTTGTGCAACGTCCAATAATAAGAGCCAATGAGTGATCGATTTGTTAGAGTTGCAAAGGTGGAGTGCAGCTTTGTCGCGCACGTGCTCGTAAACCAACTATTTAATAGTTATTTAACTAACAGGCAATTATTAGAGATCGAATACATCAGAAACACCAACTGGTAAAAACTGAGGAAACGAGGAAAAGTTTTCTACCAAATGCAAACCTATCAACACCTTTCTACAAAGATGGATAACGCCGCTCATATGGCAAATAAAGTtatgtttataatatattattTACCAATAGAAGGTAGTATTTTCGACCGTTTAGCTAACGTTTTCGCTAGCTTAATGCCAGTAGTCGCACAACAATGACGTAAATAAAAGAAGGCCCCCAAACAGGAAGAGGACAAGCGAGAAAAATAAAACGAGAGGTTTTACTCTgtttccactagatagcacagccacaaagtcaaaattatATCCTAAAAATGAATGAAAACCACAATTATATTTTGGGCCTTTAGGCATAAATTAAGCAGTGTGGTTGAGATTAGGGTTAAAGTtttggttaggtttaaaatcacattttaagaagataaattgtagtaacaacaaggctatatacatgggtctggggagtttcctggccatggacccaaaatatcaatgttttgttccccgagacacttagttatcacttttgcattatggcaaggtgctccatcatgctggaaaaggcattgttcgtcaccaaactgttcctggatggttgggagaagttgctctcggaggttgtgttggtaccattctgtattcatggctgtgttcttaggcaaaattgtgagtgagcccactctctTGGCTGAGATGCaaacccacacatgaatggtctcaggatgctttactgttggcatgacacaggactgatggtagtgctcaccttgtcttctccggacaagcttttttccagatgccccaaacaatcggaaaggggattcatcagagaaaatgactttaccccagtcctcagcagtccaatccctgtaccttttgcagaatatcaatgtgtccctgatgtttttcctggagagaagtggcttctttgctgcccttcttgacaccaggccatcctccaaaagtcttcgcctcactgtgcgtgcagatgcactcacacctgcctgctgccattcctgagcaaactctgtactggtggtgctccgatcccgcagctgaatcaacttaggagacggtcctggcgcttgctggactttcttgggcgccctgaagccttcttcacaacaattgaactgctctccttgaagttcttgatgatccgataaatggctgatttaggtgcaatcttactggcagcaatatccttgcctgtgaagccctctttgtgcaaagcaatgatgacggcacgtgtttccttgcaggtaaccatggttagaacaatgattccaagcaccaccctcattttgaagcttccagtctgttattcgaactcaatcagcatgacagagtgatctcctgccttgtcctcgtcaacactaccacctgtgttaacgagagaatcactgacatgatgtcagctggtccttttgtggcaggactgaaatgcagtggaaatgtttttgggggattcagttcatttgcatggcaaagggggactttgcaattaattgcaattcatctgatcactcttcataacattctggagtatatgcaaattgacatcatacaaactgaggcagcagactttgtgaaaatgtatatttgtgtaattctcaaaacctttggccacgactgtagatttGAATGTGTGCATTTATACACCCGAATTAAAAGCACCCCCATCCCCAAACTACTTCCCATGGTTCTAGGTGAAGTTATaagaaatgaaggtgtggtggaggtgtgtaCAGATCAGACGTATTCTGACCTTCATTTCATTCCCTCATAATTTCACCACCTTTATGCGAGAGAAAAGCATGGATACGGTCGCGAGAACCTGCTGGTTCCAAGTGGGAAAAGCATCTATTTTATTTTTTCCGATATAAATAACAGCAgtattctccatgcactgtaatttataaatggataagagctattgataagagctaggtaaatgagtaagcCGTTTGGAGAAGGAGATTGTAAATACACATGGCATTTGTTTTCCCTATGATCCCTGGAGACAAATGTTAAACCAGCCATATGAaagcaaactgaaaatcatatCAACATGACATGTATTACTGTCCCTTTTACACAGTGAAATAGGCTATAAATAGCTGTGCAATTGTTCAGAATTGTAATTTTGTGCCTTCATAATTTGATGAATTAGCTTTCAAATGTTTTCTCCATTTAATTTAGCAATTTGTATCATGTTTAACATGTGCCACGATCGGGATCCACCGTCAGGAATACCCACATaaatttataactgtcactttcaAATTGTCACTTTCAAATTGTAGcttacattttgcatcattccattccGTTGACCTTTCTTTTATGTGCCACATCCATGTAAATTGTTCCTGAGGATCACTAGCATTAGTGGGTCATATTAGCCTAACGTTGTGCAGTAATTTAACCACACGTAGAAGGTTAAACCTGAAGCCTGGAGCACGGTTCACGACAACTGGACCGTTGTCAAACAGTTCCATGATGTTAGAATTAGGGTAGATTTACAGGATTATTGTTCAACCCCTATTGTTTGAACTTTAATATAACAGCTTTCAGGATTAATCAAACCACTGTATATCATGGCACAagacgagacccagatgcagacacaggaggcagatggttggaatcttactgtttattaatccaaaaggagtaggcaagagaatggtcatggacaggcaaaaggtcaaaaccagatcagagtccaggaggtacagagtggtcaaggcaggcagaaaggtcaggcaggcgggtacagagttcAGAaataggcaagggtcaaaaccgggaggactagaaaaaggagaatagcaaaaagcaggagaacgggaaaacctTTGGAAAACATACAAAACGacctggcacagagagacagcaaacacaatacactggggaaaataagcgacacctggagggtgtagagacaatcacagggacaggtgaaacagatcagggcgtgataCTGTATTCTTAATTCATCAACATATTTCATGAGTAAAGGCTATCCAAACCTGTTTTTTATCGTTCATACATATTTTCCCAACCCGAAATCAACATGGTCTATAAGCATTTcctattattctgtacataaatccgagacacttcatttcgtatgatatgttacatttcgtatggtatgtattcatttgtggaagtccatcacccatttcatgtgatatgttatgaattacaatttgtatgttatgttacgaatttgcaaaatgtataatatgttatgaatttgcaaaacgtacaatatgttacgaatatGCAAAAAgtgtgatatgttacaaattctagctaggtggctaacgttagctaggctaggggttaaggttagggttaagtctttaggagttaggttaaagttaggggaaggtttagctaaaagggttaaggttaagggaaaggttagctaacatgctaagtagttgcaaagtagcttaAAAGTTATTTAGTTTTTGTCTTAAGTAACCATCtctcttatgtaaccataccaacataacatatcatactaatttcagtATCTCgcatttacatttactatgttacgtctagtctacgAGACCAGGCTGCAAATAAATTGACAGAAATTATATTgtccagcaagtgggagggttttcagcagcagtggcatgtattcatggattccaatggaagccaggcttccccaaaaactttactaagaaaaaaaagaaaagagcaTAAAATAATTCATCTTTCGTCTCTTTGTGTTTCTTAATTGTCCTTGAATtctcaagaggctgaatgtatctcactggagaaagcatccgagcgagcgaaacatcacccctctgtctctgtatgtttagcctatctatctgatgctgtctggtcaaaaagagtatgatatTTTTGCCGCCTGCATCATTAAATATAAGGGAAGCAAGCGAGGATTTGGACTCCCCTGATAACATTTAtacaataatagccaatcagcgttgagctaaactgagtgagctcaactgtgaatggtcctggcccacccaaaaaaataaaaaattgcagCACCCCCAACCTCAAACTACTTCCCACAGTTCTGGTTCTGGGTGGAGTTCTaagaaatgaaggtgtggtggaggtgtgtaCAGATAAGACGTATTCAcacaaaaaagtgtcaagggaagcctgtttggatttggcttcacaccaatcaagcCAAACATCATTGACAGAATTTTTTTTGAATTGTTGCGttgttgtcctctggtggctagctagttagctaaaatGGGCCATtttctaaattagccatggacagagatagggatttggacttaattctccatactggccaatgatttaATGAAAATTCTGATCTAATCATAAATTCAAATATTGTGCatctggcctgagaggatggaagatCAATGTGTAGCTAGGTGTAGTAGTAGGATAATGTTAACTAGATGGCTAatcattgcccatgaaaggaagtaaGGCCAGCGAGCAATAGTTTTAGCCAGGTAGcataggacaacaaaaactaaaagcttgTACATTTTGAAtcacaccgtaccttctccgctatgcaatctggtttcagagctggtcatgggtgcacctcagccacgctcaaggtcctaaacgatatcttaaccgccatcgataagaaacgatactgtgcagccgtattcattgacctggccaaggtttcgactctgtcaatcaccacatcctcatcggcagactcgatagccttggtttctcaaatgattgcctcgcctggttcaccaactacttctctgatagagttcagtgtgtcaaatcggagggcctgttgtccgggcctctggcagtctctatggggtgccacagggttaaattcttggaccgactctcttctctgtatacatcaatgatgtcgctcttgctgctggtgagtctctgatccacctctacgcagacgacaccattctgtatacttctggcccttctttgaacactgtgttaacaaccctccagacgagcttcaatgccatacaactctccttccgtggcctccaattgctcttaaatacaagtaaaactaaatgcatgctcttcaaccgatcgctgcctgtaCCTGCCCGCCcctccaacatcactactctggacggttctgacttagaatatgtggacaactacaaatacctaggtgtctggttagactgtaaactctccttccagactcacatcaaacatctccaatccaaagttaaatctagaattggcttcctatttcgcaacaaagcatccttcactcatgcttccaaacatacccttgtaaaactgaccatcctaccgatcctcgacttcggtgatgtcatttacaaaatagcctccaataccctactcaataaattggatgcagtctatcacagtcccatccgttttgtcaccaaagccccatatactacccaccacaccagccactctcgttggctggccctcgcttcatactcgtcgccaaacccactggctccaggtcatctacaagaccctgctaggtaaagtccccccttatctcagctcactggtcaccatagcagcacccacctgtagcacgcgctccagcaggtatatctctctggtcacccccaaaaccaattcctccttccagttctctgctgccaatgactggaacgaactacaaaaatctctgaaactggaaacacttatctccctcactagctttaagcaccagctgtcagagcagctcacagattactgcacctgtacatagcccatctataatttagcccaaacaactacctctctccctactgtatttatttattttgctcctttgcaccccattatttctatctctactttgcacattcttccactgcaaatctaccattccagtgttttacttgctatattgtatttacttcgccaccatggcctttttttttgcctttacctcccttatctcacctcatttgctcacattgtatatagacttatttttctactgtattattgactgtatgtttgttttactccatgtgtaactctgtgttgttgtatgtgtcgagctgctttgctttatcttggccaggtcgcaattgtaaatgagaacttgttctcaacttgcctacctggttaaataaaggtgaaataaaaaatacaactgtttgttacatgcaatatgttttgtggactccaccggacagaggttgctctccggttttgtgattaaactaatgtgtggttgaatttattctgccacagtgtcttcttattgtctcggccttaggcctatatatcatggGGGTAAGGCATATGAGATAACCGGTTATACTGTTACTGTTTAGCTGTTGAATTACATGTATTCAGCACACAAGGGAAGCCTGTTCTGCACCTGCACAAGGTAAGTTTGAAtatcaactactgagaagtgcataGGAAAGACGCTCGTAAACAACACAGCGTCATTTCCTAAGTCAGAATCAAGCCCTTATAGCGTGCGTgactccattttaaagtagttctttttcttcttcttcattggctgattgctcccaactAATAGGAATCTCcatccagttgactactttaaaatggagattgcctcaatggcgctgcccatgctgtcacagatgctATAATCGCACACATACAAAGTCCTTTGTCTATGTCTATGGCCTGTTGTTCACacacgtatctgccctctcattggctaaaatggtcccacctgatctcaccTCATcccgcctgccttccatctttgaggacatgtatttccattgttagagcggtcacttgacaatattgtcaatataatagaccgTCTTTGATGCCTAAGAGGCTGCTTGAATGCCAACGATTTGGCAGTAACTCCACCCAGCGGTCGGATGACAGTGGTACACAGGAACCAGAGGGCCACACAAAGTCATTTTATTCAGTTTACTTACACAGCTCATAAAAGTTTCAAATTGAAACAGAGACAAACAGGGATGACAAATAGATAAAATAAGAAAATAAGTCAGATAAAAGTACTCTGAAAATCATATAGAAACAAATGCAGTCCATTTTTTGAATTGTAAGTTTTACCCTGCATGCTTACAAACAATTCCTATGTGTTCCTACAGGCTTACATACGTACAATATATATTACAAAGACATTGTATGGATTATACATAATCATTATTTCTCAATATtttaaaacaaaggcaaaatgtATAATCTAATTAGATATAAATAGTTCATTACAGAGTTAACCCACCTATTTTCTAATTTGTTTCAATTATTGTAAACAGACAACATTCACAACTTCAGCAATACATTTTCCTTCAATAAATGGAATGAATATTGCTTCTTAGATGTTTGATATGTTGTCTTTCTGTGCTTTACTTTTGTATGAGGAGTActttatttatattattgttgCCTTCCTCACTTTCAACACTACTAGTGCTTAAACGAAAtgtcgttttttattttttttaaacaactaatttaCCGACATCGGTTCAATTGTTTGAATTtcatttcgttttttttttttgagacCCCACTGCACACATTATACAATTTGTCTGGAGCTAAATCAGATCCCGcatgaactgtgcgatgtagtaggtacttgtagtttccaacaggccaatattctacatagttttgCGCATAAAACGTAATACTTAACTACATTAACCACAATCCATTGCGCATCTACTTGCCTGGActgtttcttttacgcctgctaggGAAGAGAGAAGAATGCTCGATCGTGAGGTGAGAACAGCTATTGCTTCATGAGGTATCTACCTGAAATTACATGATCTAAGATtatatgccttatttactttgaagaactaaaAAATAGTAAATGTGTCAGACAGCAttggcagcagctctatagagatgagatgatgacttggaatgaaataattgtcatcaaataaaacaatttttattttattaaagtaaagtaaagtgaataaatgatggttaataagtagTAAGCAGTAATGGgaagtcactaccatcatgggacttttattaattgttttattttgtgtTGTTACAGTTTTcgacccacataatgcatagtgcatttaatgtaaaaaaaattaataataatcgAAATCGCAAAccgtgtttttttatttttataattaaACCCGaaacgacctcaaaaagcactaatcgctcatcATTAAACACTACATCCATAGTTATTTGCTTTTTTTCACCAGCCCTTGTATGTTTGCTACCATGGCCTCTTAAAGCTACGAAACCCTTCTCCTGGAATTGGTACGACCCAGGCTGCTGAGGCTGGCAGTGCTAGATCTACGGGAGAGACCAAGCGTGGGTCCAGTGGGGGAGACGGGGGAGACCTCGTTAGGACAGCCATGTTGCAGCAGGATGTCAGCACACTCTTTGCTCCCAGTCTTTCTGGCCATGGTCATGGCTGTCTGGCCCTGGGGATCCCTGGCCTTCACATCACTTCCATActgcaaggagagagagattgaacaaTTCACCATTTACATTCTGTATAAAATGACCAAAAAGTATAATCATTGAGAATGTGGTGAATTAATGAATACCTTATGTTCATTTGAAGTCACTTGACTTGGGCAAAAGGCTAACAAAGTTCTTCCAGTGCTTGGGAAAGATAGGAAATCATTTGTCCAGACCAGGGGCTTACCCAGACTAGCAGCTGTGTCATGACCACATCCCCCAGCTGACAGGCAGCGTGCAGGACAGTGTGAGGCTGTGTCTGTGAGGGTGCTCCTCCAGTGGACAGGGCAGTGTTGATCTGGTCCTTGTTGCTGTGGGCCAGGAGTAGTAGGAGCCTGGGCAAGTCCCTTTCTGTCACCGCTgacagcagacacacagacatagcAGTGTCCCCTGGGCCTGTGGAGCTTGGAGCAGGCAGGGGTGCCACAAACACCCGTTGCTCGTATTTGGCACGGATCCAtgattctctctcctccctgtgagAGAGACCCGAACATACAGATGAGTGACCATGAGTTACCATGGCAACTCTCCATGGATCAGGAGAGAGATCTCTGTGACAATATACAGTACCTTCCATTTGATTTACTGCAACACATTATTGGTTGCAATCATTTCAATCTTATTTTAGTCTAAGAATGGTCTTTATTGGACAAAAAGAAGTGCTTTTCTTTTGAGCTCTCACGAAACCTAAAAATCTAATAAGGCTTACGGATGTTCCCTGTCTATTACATTCAAACAGAGCCCTCACCGTGTGGCGTTCGGGGTGGGTTTGGGTCTGCCCTGGGTGTGGCTCTCCCAGATGCTATTGGCCAGGTGGTTGCCGATGGCGGTCAGGACCTGGGTGAGCTCCCGAGGCCAGTCATCCAAGTCCAGAGAGCGGACCCTCGATAGGTGTGTCCCAAGGTTACGGTGGATCCCTGAACACTCAATGCAGATCAACGCACCCAGGTTGAGACTGGCCCATGTGGGGTCTGGATGAAGGACAGACAAACCAGAGCACAGGAAGTGAGATAAAACAAGCGCAGTCTGCATCTAACGTAATCTAATTGATGTTCATAACAAGGGTCATtgctagaagggatccagcttttgtcaaattcatgtcaaatttttttttttttgcattttgctaaccttaaccctaaccctattcctAAACTTcacttaattctcctaacctgctactttaattctcctaacctgcaacGTAAGTTCTAGCCTGCTACAAAAAGTCAAATCTGACGTGAATTTtacaaaagctggatcccttctagccagGACCC encodes:
- the LOC120061062 gene encoding zinc finger and BTB domain-containing protein 39-like, whose protein sequence is MRIRLQGSGHAAGLLTELNHCRLSRLFCDVILQVGSRFFTVHRAVLACAGTHFRSLFSGRGKQIGTSGAGATTTYSLDFVSPANFEKVLTFIYTGEIFTDLIDVGVLYELAERLGVRELVRACHTTFPDLQQLGSGSADCVADGDLDPDMVAAAAGSSMCSSSAVSCSSLSSSAGPSAAPTPAAAPSPLPLPQGSRVARLGRGGGHTATLSLPLKAEDEQSHLGYGQMGYGQMAEDKQLQLAGDQQSSVGSLSTVAVGTTPGLLLPLQLKTEEGVEVVMGDRVGNSEEEQMVASGSRAGSPTPCVSDACSFPDSSAQLGRVVCGVEAPCAPSSFGDPLDSLQLGGVGGLSSGHKGVIFEGEENEEDNEEKREQLQGDEEGTDGGGDQWRPLAEDVIELSDDENYMEEEDDEEDDEDDFVCVENGAVVSREGVKPGQMSGMVACKACGMELLTESAALRAHAETHLTETGTCRVCGASFPGDRGASITHALSHVVFSCDMCHLQFCSQAKLVRHRRQAAARYTLPSQLHNATQGHNGELQCAVCNKTLTKDFPVIRDHLLSHVSIQSLSCGVCLLPQPSLCALLWHALTHLSLPVYSCPLCACGFLDRPLLDRHMALHAEEAETDREAMRAHKAAGAEGEEELRCFLCPETFRSGTAFQYHLSFHTNETQPQGQGQGSQGWTGKRKADQLEYSCSSPLEAGSLGKLGNMGFDLGMGSFHLSDKLLQGAVASGFSAGLLSNGNSSSISGSAMGAATPRGKWYRCRFCGKRFAHSGEFTYHLRIHTGEKPYQCKVCLRFFRGRSTMICHLKTHAGALMYRCTVCGLYFSTLKLVSSHMEIHKDHLPPDFNIEQTFMYNDHSKEPLPALDT